In Pseudoduganella albidiflava, a single window of DNA contains:
- a CDS encoding DODA-type extradiol aromatic ring-opening family dioxygenase: MLPTYFLSHGGGPWPWMKTEFGGAYDVLDASLRDLPRQIGGKPKAVLVVTAHWEAPAFQLSAGAWPSMIYDYGGFPPHTYQIRYDAPGSPELAARAQALLEGAGIAAGLDAQRGFDHGTFSALYPVFPDADVPIVQLSLQRGLDPQAHLEAGRALRPLRDEGVLIVGSGLSYHNLRAFNGAGAAASHQFDGWLRQAMALPPKERGIALMNWERAPAARAAHPREEHLLPLMVALGAAEDDAASVVYHEDAFMGALAVSSFRFGG; encoded by the coding sequence ATGTTGCCCACCTATTTCCTGTCGCACGGCGGCGGCCCGTGGCCGTGGATGAAAACCGAGTTCGGCGGCGCGTACGACGTGCTGGACGCATCGCTGCGCGACCTGCCGCGGCAGATCGGCGGCAAGCCGAAGGCCGTGCTGGTGGTGACAGCGCACTGGGAGGCACCGGCGTTCCAGCTGTCGGCCGGCGCTTGGCCAAGCATGATCTACGATTACGGCGGCTTCCCGCCGCACACGTACCAGATCCGCTATGACGCGCCGGGCTCACCGGAGCTGGCGGCCCGCGCGCAGGCGCTGCTGGAGGGTGCGGGCATCGCGGCCGGGCTGGATGCGCAGCGCGGCTTCGACCATGGCACGTTCTCGGCGCTGTACCCGGTCTTTCCCGACGCGGACGTGCCGATCGTTCAACTGTCGCTGCAACGGGGGCTCGATCCGCAGGCGCACCTGGAGGCGGGCCGCGCGCTGCGGCCCCTGCGCGATGAAGGAGTGCTGATCGTCGGCAGCGGGCTCAGTTACCACAACCTGCGCGCCTTCAACGGCGCCGGCGCCGCCGCCTCGCACCAGTTCGACGGCTGGCTGCGGCAGGCGATGGCGCTGCCGCCGAAGGAGCGCGGCATCGCGCTGATGAACTGGGAACGCGCCCCGGCCGCACGCGCCGCCCATCCGCGCGAAGAGCACCTGCTGCCGCTGATGGTGGCGCTCGGCGCCGCCGAGGACGATGCCGCCAGCGTGGTGTACCACGAGGACGCGTTCATGGGGGCGCTGGCGGTCAGCAGTTTCCGGTTTGGCGGCTGA
- the ylqF gene encoding ribosome biogenesis GTPase YlqF: MNAAKKKAAEQMADVDVVIEVVDARLPQASTNPLVEELRKFRSKPCLKVLNKIDLADPDATSAWIRHFEQDQTVTAYAMTTKKPSDVAKVIDKARALAPHRGVPTKPLRMMIMGIPNVGKSTLMNALLKRRVAKVGDEPAVTKTQQKIYLDMNTAIIDTPGLLWPKIEMPSDGLALAASHAIGANALIEEEVAEWLAGELLVRYPQLLAARYGFKTEGMDAIAIVEGIAQKRGFRIRGGDWDYEKASHMLLQDYRSGALGRISLETPETRAAALAVFAEQERIKAEAAAAKAAAKEAERMRGKRGT; encoded by the coding sequence ATGAACGCCGCCAAGAAAAAGGCGGCCGAACAGATGGCGGACGTCGACGTCGTCATCGAAGTCGTCGATGCCCGCCTGCCGCAGGCCAGCACCAATCCGCTGGTCGAGGAACTGCGCAAGTTCCGCTCCAAGCCGTGCCTGAAGGTGCTGAACAAGATCGACCTGGCCGATCCGGACGCCACCAGCGCCTGGATCCGCCACTTCGAGCAGGACCAGACGGTGACCGCGTATGCGATGACGACCAAGAAGCCGTCCGACGTGGCGAAGGTGATCGACAAGGCGCGCGCGCTGGCGCCGCACCGCGGCGTGCCGACCAAGCCGCTGCGGATGATGATCATGGGGATCCCGAACGTGGGCAAGTCCACGCTGATGAACGCGCTGCTCAAGCGCCGCGTGGCGAAGGTGGGCGACGAGCCGGCCGTGACGAAGACCCAGCAGAAGATCTACCTGGACATGAACACGGCGATCATTGACACGCCCGGCCTGCTGTGGCCGAAGATCGAGATGCCCAGCGACGGCCTGGCGCTGGCCGCCAGCCACGCGATCGGCGCCAACGCGCTGATCGAGGAAGAAGTGGCCGAATGGCTGGCCGGCGAGCTGCTGGTGCGCTACCCGCAGCTGCTCGCCGCCCGCTACGGCTTCAAGACGGAAGGGATGGACGCCATCGCCATCGTCGAAGGCATCGCGCAGAAACGCGGCTTCCGCATCCGCGGCGGCGACTGGGACTATGAAAAGGCGTCGCACATGCTGCTGCAGGATTACCGCAGCGGCGCGCTCGGGCGCATTTCGCTGGAAACGCCGGAAACCCGCGCCGCCGCGCTGGCCGTGTTTGCCGAGCAGGAGCGCATCAAGGCCGAAGCCGCCGCGGCGAAGGCCGCCGCGAAGGAAGCCGAGCGGATGCGGGGCAAGCGGGGTACATAA
- a CDS encoding transglutaminase TgpA family protein: MKALGPLTRDKQDTLLLVAAALLVVAPHFGHLPWWITGTVCVTLLWRVLLTLRGRRLPPIWLLLPIALIAMGGVFQSYGTLLGRDPGVAMLALLLAFKLLEMHAKRDLYVVLFLGFFLMLTNFFYSQSMLTGLAMAATLVVLLTVQITFQYTGTVPSLGRRLRLAGKMFVLATPLAAALFVLFPRFDGPLWGMPGDAQGPRSGLSDTMAPGTMTNLALSEEVAMRVRFDGAPPAQDRLYWRGVVLSHYDGRTWSRIGGRLYRRAGDAMTLRVDGKPLPYEVTLEPSQRRWLFTLELTPPALDVRGERVGVSDELESFTVRPIHQRVRYRAAAFADYAVQAGLDPALTGKWLQLPAGFNPRTRELGRQLRAEPGTTDMRIMARVLGHFRTQRFTYTLQPPLLGRDSIDEFLWVSRQGFCEHYAGAFVFLMRAAGIPARVVTGYQGGELNPVDGYMTVRQSDAHAWAEVWLAGHGWLRIDPTAAVAPERVRLGIGGALPREAPFGLSAFQNNKDSWLARLRFHVNAANNAWNQWVLDYNPERQRNFLAELSGLAGDWRVLAALPALLALGWLWRRLRARRRRDPVQTAWERFGVLLARRGIVRTPDEGPHSLARRVAALALPEEKKAAMAEFLELYAALRYRALDDDERHRSARRLAKLLSLSR, from the coding sequence TTGAAAGCCCTCGGTCCCCTCACGCGCGACAAGCAGGATACCCTGCTGCTGGTGGCCGCCGCGCTGCTGGTCGTCGCGCCGCACTTCGGCCACCTGCCCTGGTGGATCACCGGGACCGTCTGCGTCACCCTGCTGTGGCGCGTGCTGCTCACGCTGCGGGGCCGGCGCCTGCCGCCCATCTGGCTGCTGCTGCCGATCGCGCTGATCGCGATGGGCGGCGTGTTCCAGTCGTACGGCACGCTGCTGGGCCGCGATCCCGGCGTGGCGATGCTGGCGCTGCTGCTCGCCTTCAAGCTGCTGGAAATGCATGCCAAGCGCGACCTGTACGTGGTGCTGTTCCTCGGCTTCTTCCTGATGCTGACGAATTTCTTTTATTCGCAAAGCATGCTGACGGGGCTGGCGATGGCCGCCACGCTGGTCGTGCTGCTGACCGTCCAGATCACGTTCCAGTACACCGGCACCGTGCCGTCGCTGGGCCGGCGGCTGCGGCTGGCCGGCAAGATGTTCGTGCTGGCCACGCCGCTGGCGGCCGCGCTGTTCGTGCTGTTCCCCCGCTTCGACGGGCCGCTGTGGGGCATGCCGGGCGATGCCCAGGGCCCGCGCAGCGGCCTGTCGGACACCATGGCGCCCGGCACGATGACCAACCTGGCGCTGTCGGAAGAGGTGGCGATGCGGGTGCGTTTCGATGGCGCGCCGCCGGCGCAGGACCGCCTGTACTGGCGCGGCGTGGTGCTCAGCCACTACGACGGCCGCACCTGGTCGCGCATCGGCGGGCGCCTGTACCGCCGCGCCGGCGATGCGATGACGCTGCGGGTGGACGGCAAGCCGCTGCCCTACGAGGTGACGCTGGAACCGAGCCAGCGGCGCTGGCTGTTCACGCTGGAGCTGACCCCGCCGGCGCTCGACGTGCGGGGCGAGCGTGTAGGCGTTTCCGACGAACTGGAAAGTTTCACGGTGCGGCCGATCCACCAGCGCGTGCGCTACCGGGCGGCCGCCTTCGCCGACTATGCGGTACAGGCCGGGCTGGACCCGGCGCTGACGGGCAAGTGGCTGCAACTGCCGGCCGGCTTCAACCCGCGCACGCGTGAACTGGGGCGCCAGCTGCGCGCCGAGCCGGGCACCACCGACATGCGCATCATGGCACGGGTGCTGGGGCACTTCCGCACCCAGCGCTTCACGTACACGCTGCAGCCGCCGCTGCTGGGCCGCGACTCGATCGACGAGTTCCTGTGGGTCTCCCGGCAGGGCTTTTGCGAACACTATGCGGGCGCCTTCGTGTTCCTGATGCGGGCCGCCGGCATTCCGGCGCGGGTCGTGACGGGCTACCAGGGCGGCGAACTGAATCCAGTGGACGGCTACATGACGGTGCGCCAGTCCGACGCCCATGCCTGGGCCGAAGTCTGGCTGGCGGGCCACGGCTGGCTGCGGATCGATCCCACGGCCGCCGTGGCGCCCGAGCGGGTACGGCTCGGCATCGGCGGCGCACTGCCGCGCGAAGCGCCATTCGGCCTCTCCGCTTTCCAGAACAACAAGGATTCGTGGCTTGCGCGCCTCCGATTCCATGTCAATGCGGCAAATAACGCCTGGAATCAATGGGTGCTGGATTACAATCCGGAACGGCAGCGGAATTTCCTTGCAGAACTATCCGGCCTGGCGGGCGACTGGCGCGTGCTGGCCGCGCTGCCGGCGTTGCTGGCGCTGGGCTGGCTGTGGCGCCGGCTGCGTGCGCGGCGGCGGCGCGATCCCGTGCAGACTGCGTGGGAACGCTTCGGCGTGCTGCTGGCGCGCCGCGGCATCGTGCGCACGCCCGACGAAGGCCCGCACAGCCTGGCCCGCCGCGTGGCGGCGCTGGCGCTGCCGGAAGAAAAAAAGGCCGCGATGGCCGAATTCCTGGAACTGTATGCCGCGCTGCGCTACCGCGCGCTCGACGACGATGAACGACACCGGTCGGCCCGCCGGCTGGCCAAACTGCTGAGCCTGTCAAGATGA
- a CDS encoding AAA family ATPase produces the protein MYTKLHAVARQVGSLIVGKDVQIRQSLACLLANGHLLLEDVPGVGKTTLSHALALSLGLQFNRVQFTSDLLPADVAGISVYEREKNGFAFHPGPIFTQVLLADEINRATPKTQSGLLEAMEERQVTADGVTRALPEPFFVIATQNPTHQIGTFPLPESQLDRFLMCISLGYPDPAAERALLMGEDRRSMLKSLAPAMTPAELAAAQRGLRAIHTSAALVDYVHALVLASRGNGSFAEGLSPRAALALVQAARAWAALEGRDHVVPEDVQAVLVPVCAHRLRPVKSSQGVALASRELVLQLQKSVPV, from the coding sequence ATGTATACGAAATTGCACGCCGTCGCGCGGCAGGTGGGCAGCCTCATCGTGGGCAAGGACGTGCAGATCCGGCAATCGCTGGCCTGCCTGCTGGCCAACGGCCACCTGCTGCTGGAAGACGTGCCCGGTGTCGGCAAGACCACGCTGTCGCATGCGCTGGCGCTGTCGCTCGGCCTGCAATTCAACCGCGTGCAATTCACCAGCGACCTGCTGCCCGCCGACGTGGCCGGCATTTCCGTCTACGAGCGCGAAAAGAATGGCTTTGCCTTTCATCCCGGCCCCATCTTCACCCAGGTCCTGCTGGCGGACGAAATCAACCGCGCCACGCCGAAAACCCAGTCCGGCCTGCTCGAAGCGATGGAGGAACGGCAAGTCACGGCCGATGGTGTCACGCGCGCCCTGCCCGAGCCATTCTTCGTGATCGCCACGCAGAATCCCACCCACCAGATCGGCACGTTCCCGCTGCCCGAATCGCAGCTGGACCGCTTCCTGATGTGCATCTCGCTGGGCTACCCGGACCCGGCCGCCGAGCGCGCGCTGCTGATGGGCGAAGACCGGCGCAGCATGCTCAAGTCGCTCGCGCCGGCCATGACCCCGGCCGAACTGGCGGCGGCGCAGCGGGGCCTGCGCGCGATCCACACGTCGGCCGCGCTGGTCGACTACGTGCATGCGCTGGTGCTGGCCTCGCGCGGCAACGGTTCGTTCGCCGAAGGCCTGAGCCCGCGCGCCGCGCTGGCGCTGGTGCAGGCCGCGCGCGCCTGGGCCGCGCTGGAGGGCCGCGACCACGTGGTGCCCGAGGATGTGCAGGCCGTGCTGGTGCCCGTGTGCGCGCACCGGCTGCGGCCGGTGAAGTCGAGCCAGGGCGTGGCGCTGGCCAGCCGCGAGCTGGTGCTGCAACTGCAGAAATCGGTGCCGGTCTAG
- a CDS encoding histone deacetylase family protein, whose protein sequence is MTTAIYSHPDCLRHEMGEWHPECPARLQAIADQLINAHIDGLLDHREAPLADLAAIARNHTPNAIAIAQSQPHEGDDYYPIDGDTSLNRHSYTAALRAAGAAVAATDAVIDGAIDNAFCAVRPPGHHARPSVPMGFCLFNNVAVAARHALDARGLRRVAIIDFDVHHGNGTEEAFRDDPRVLMASFFQHPLYPYTEPLPITPNRINVPVPAGTRGDVVRQLVQEQWLPALHAFKPEMIFISAGFDAHREDDLAGMGLVEADYAWMTEQIMDIARRHARGRIVSCLEGGYNLSALGRSVVAHVKALAEI, encoded by the coding sequence GTGACCACAGCCATCTACAGCCATCCCGATTGCCTGCGGCATGAAATGGGCGAATGGCATCCCGAGTGCCCCGCGCGGCTGCAGGCCATCGCGGACCAGCTGATCAACGCCCATATCGACGGCCTGCTCGACCACCGCGAAGCGCCGCTGGCAGACCTGGCCGCGATCGCGCGCAACCACACGCCGAATGCGATCGCCATCGCGCAGAGCCAGCCGCACGAAGGCGACGATTACTACCCGATCGATGGCGATACTTCGCTGAACCGCCACAGTTACACGGCCGCGCTGCGCGCCGCCGGCGCGGCGGTGGCGGCCACCGACGCCGTCATCGACGGCGCCATCGACAATGCGTTCTGCGCGGTGCGCCCGCCCGGCCACCATGCGCGGCCGTCGGTGCCGATGGGTTTTTGCCTGTTCAACAACGTGGCCGTGGCCGCGCGCCATGCGCTCGATGCGCGCGGCCTGCGGCGCGTGGCGATCATCGATTTCGATGTCCACCACGGCAACGGCACCGAGGAAGCGTTCCGCGACGACCCGCGCGTGCTGATGGCCAGCTTCTTCCAGCACCCGCTGTACCCCTACACCGAGCCGCTGCCGATCACGCCGAACCGGATCAACGTGCCGGTGCCGGCCGGCACCCGGGGCGACGTGGTGCGCCAGCTGGTGCAGGAGCAGTGGCTGCCGGCGCTGCACGCGTTCAAGCCGGAGATGATCTTCATCTCGGCCGGCTTCGACGCGCACCGCGAAGACGACCTGGCCGGCATGGGGCTGGTCGAGGCCGATTACGCGTGGATGACGGAACAGATCATGGATATCGCCCGGCGCCATGCGCGGGGCCGCATCGTCAGCTGCCTGGAAGGCGGCTACAACCTGTCGGCGCTGGGGCGCAGCGTGGTCGCCCACGTGAAGGCGCTGGCCGAGATCTGA
- a CDS encoding DUF58 domain-containing protein, with the protein MLEAFWRRVFRFERRKARDGEVVLTLRRVYILPARAGLAFTVLLLLMLVGATNYTLGLGFALTFLAASCAMADMLLTVKNLAGLRLAGGRAAPVFAGDAAQFEIHLHNAGNADRYAIRVGFGTDAAAEHAADVPARGSAAVALALPARERGWLRAPRIHLETRFPLGLFRAWSWWQPDLRVLVYPHPETPAQPLPMRGAASEEGHGEVGLDNFAGIRSYQPGDPLRHLAWRQIARLAPEDGGQLVTKHFEGGAVAELALDFALLPQHLDVEVRLARMTRWVLDAEQRALPYSFRLGGHTYAAGLGDAHRAACLQALALYGREEVP; encoded by the coding sequence ATGCTGGAAGCGTTCTGGCGCCGCGTGTTCCGGTTCGAACGCCGCAAGGCGCGCGACGGCGAAGTGGTGCTGACGCTGCGCCGGGTCTACATCCTGCCGGCCCGCGCCGGCCTGGCGTTCACTGTCCTGCTGTTGCTGATGCTGGTCGGCGCCACCAACTACACGCTGGGCCTGGGCTTCGCGCTGACCTTCCTGGCCGCCTCGTGCGCCATGGCCGACATGCTGCTCACCGTGAAGAACCTGGCGGGGTTGCGGCTGGCCGGCGGCCGGGCCGCGCCGGTGTTCGCCGGCGATGCGGCGCAGTTCGAGATCCACCTGCACAATGCCGGCAATGCCGACCGCTACGCGATCCGCGTGGGCTTCGGTACCGATGCCGCCGCCGAGCATGCGGCCGACGTGCCGGCGCGCGGCAGCGCCGCCGTGGCGCTGGCCCTGCCCGCCCGCGAACGGGGCTGGCTGCGCGCGCCGCGCATCCATCTTGAAACGCGTTTCCCGCTCGGCCTGTTCCGCGCCTGGAGCTGGTGGCAGCCCGACCTGCGCGTGCTGGTCTACCCGCATCCCGAAACGCCGGCGCAGCCGCTGCCGATGCGCGGCGCCGCCAGCGAGGAGGGCCATGGCGAAGTGGGCCTGGACAATTTCGCCGGCATCCGCAGCTACCAGCCGGGCGACCCGCTGCGGCACCTGGCGTGGCGCCAGATCGCCCGCCTGGCGCCGGAAGATGGCGGCCAGCTCGTCACCAAGCATTTCGAGGGCGGCGCGGTGGCCGAACTGGCGCTCGATTTCGCCCTGCTGCCACAGCACCTGGACGTGGAAGTGCGCCTGGCGCGCATGACGCGCTGGGTGCTGGACGCGGAACAGCGCGCGCTGCCGTACTCGTTCCGGCTCGGCGGCCACACCTACGCGGCCGGCCTGGGCGATGCGCACCGCGCCGCGTGCCTGCAGGCGCTGGCGCTGTACGGGCGGGAGGAGGTTCCTTGA
- a CDS encoding M1 family metallopeptidase, which yields MRVLHCLAAATMAAIVLLVPPAPLAQGARPAAAAQEIPFAPPHAAAAATPSSPDAWGGIRTGREATLSDRVANYRIEATLDPVRHTVAGRQQLTWRNRSDRTVNSVYLHLYLNAFRNGDSTFNTELRAQGLTDGMGDGEWGYMELRHVRQGGADVPWTFVQPDGGPATDRTVVRLDLPAGVPPGASTTLDIGFFDQLPRVTARTGHFGTFHLVAQWFPKIGVLELPGERGAPALRWNVHEYHTDSEYYADFGHYDVKITVPRGYTVGATGALQGQPVADGGLVTHHYAQGDVHDFAWTADSRTAPPLRDTWTGEDGRKVGITVLYPPDYASNAAPVLEVTKQSLAYFAGKLGPYPYDTLTVVIPPFNAAHAGSMEYPTFFTTDSVHDPAPGTRDRYDLDFVTVHEFAHQYLQGILASNEFEEPMLDEGLNEYWNARMLGQRPASLPVLATMLQGRGAFAFGGFPGERFDAPREEPADPLGANAYDRLESVGAVYSRTAVMLHDLQAQLGTETLDRAFREYYRRWRFRHPGVADLRETIAEVSGQRALVEAVFARQVYAAQKVDDRIVSLDSEEVTPQPGYAERQGKLVERTAAAVAAQTGGASAYKTTVVVRRRGAAVPQTLVVTFADGRKETVQWHGGESWRRYAWVKPVRAVSAELDPQRRHLLDTNKLDDTRTAEPNAVATRRWTLDLAAAVQAMLALVLTL from the coding sequence ATGCGCGTTCTGCACTGCCTCGCGGCCGCCACCATGGCGGCCATCGTCCTGCTGGTGCCGCCGGCGCCGCTGGCGCAGGGGGCCCGCCCCGCCGCCGCCGCACAGGAGATTCCGTTCGCGCCGCCGCACGCCGCAGCGGCGGCCACGCCCAGCAGCCCGGACGCCTGGGGCGGCATCCGTACCGGCCGCGAAGCCACGCTGTCGGACCGCGTGGCGAATTACCGGATCGAGGCCACGCTCGATCCGGTCCGGCACACGGTCGCCGGGCGCCAGCAGCTCACCTGGCGCAATCGCAGCGACCGCACGGTCAACAGCGTCTACCTGCACCTGTACCTGAACGCGTTCCGCAACGGCGACAGCACGTTCAACACGGAGTTGCGCGCGCAGGGCCTGACCGATGGCATGGGCGATGGCGAATGGGGCTACATGGAGCTGCGCCACGTGCGCCAGGGCGGCGCCGACGTACCCTGGACCTTCGTGCAACCGGATGGCGGCCCGGCAACCGACCGCACCGTGGTGCGCCTCGACCTCCCCGCCGGAGTGCCGCCCGGCGCCAGCACCACGCTCGACATCGGCTTCTTCGACCAGTTGCCGCGCGTGACGGCACGCACCGGCCACTTCGGCACGTTCCACCTGGTGGCGCAGTGGTTCCCGAAGATCGGCGTGCTGGAACTGCCGGGCGAGCGCGGCGCACCGGCGCTGCGCTGGAACGTGCACGAGTACCACACCGATTCCGAGTACTACGCCGACTTCGGCCACTACGATGTGAAGATCACCGTCCCGCGGGGTTATACGGTAGGGGCCACCGGCGCCCTGCAGGGCCAGCCCGTGGCGGACGGCGGCCTGGTCACCCATCATTACGCGCAGGGCGACGTGCACGATTTCGCGTGGACGGCGGACAGCCGCACCGCGCCCCCGCTGCGCGACACGTGGACCGGGGAGGATGGCCGGAAGGTCGGCATCACCGTGCTGTACCCGCCCGATTACGCATCGAACGCGGCGCCGGTGCTGGAGGTGACGAAGCAGTCGCTGGCGTACTTCGCCGGCAAGCTGGGCCCCTACCCCTACGACACGCTGACCGTCGTGATTCCCCCCTTCAATGCCGCGCACGCGGGCAGCATGGAATACCCGACGTTCTTCACCACGGACAGCGTGCACGATCCGGCGCCCGGCACGCGCGACCGCTACGACCTCGATTTCGTCACCGTGCATGAATTCGCGCACCAGTACCTGCAGGGCATCCTCGCCAGCAACGAGTTCGAGGAACCCATGCTGGACGAAGGCCTGAACGAATACTGGAACGCCCGCATGCTGGGCCAGCGGCCCGCCTCGCTGCCCGTGCTGGCCACGATGCTGCAAGGCCGGGGCGCGTTCGCGTTCGGCGGCTTCCCGGGCGAGCGTTTCGATGCGCCGCGCGAGGAACCGGCCGACCCGCTCGGTGCGAATGCCTACGACCGGCTCGAGAGTGTCGGCGCGGTGTATTCGCGCACGGCCGTGATGCTGCACGACCTGCAGGCGCAGCTGGGCACGGAAACGCTGGACCGCGCCTTCCGCGAATACTACCGCCGCTGGCGCTTCCGGCATCCCGGCGTGGCGGACCTGCGCGAGACCATCGCCGAGGTCAGCGGCCAGCGCGCGCTGGTGGAGGCCGTGTTTGCCCGGCAGGTCTATGCAGCGCAGAAGGTGGATGACCGCATCGTCTCGCTGGACAGCGAGGAAGTCACGCCGCAACCCGGCTACGCGGAGCGGCAAGGCAAGCTGGTGGAGCGGACCGCGGCAGCCGTGGCCGCACAGACTGGCGGCGCGTCGGCATACAAGACCACGGTCGTGGTGCGCCGCCGCGGCGCGGCCGTGCCGCAGACGCTGGTGGTGACGTTTGCCGACGGCCGCAAGGAAACCGTGCAGTGGCACGGCGGCGAATCGTGGCGGCGCTACGCATGGGTGAAGCCGGTGCGGGCCGTGAGCGCGGAACTGGACCCGCAGCGCCGCCACCTGCTCGACACGAACAAGCTCGACGATACGCGCACGGCCGAGCCGAACGCCGTCGCCACGCGCCGCTGGACGCTCGACCTTGCCGCTGCCGTGCAGGCCATGCTGGCGCTGGTGCTGACGCTATGA
- a CDS encoding thiol:disulfide interchange protein DsbA/DsbL — MRPMRRLMLAATAMLAVSATLPAMSQAAGPGYTTLSTPVAATAPGKKVEVIEFFMYTCPHCYSLDPLLEEWVKKQGDRIVFKRLHFAQGPTDPLAHAYVTLEAMGQTELVHSKILRAIHGERQRIYRSDEQMKEFLVKNGVDKTRYEQLFNSFSVQTKMKSLASTISKYQVSSAPTLVVDGRYMTSPSIAGTGMSETQAGRQTMAVLDQLVAKAAAEKK, encoded by the coding sequence ATGCGTCCAATGCGCCGCCTCATGCTTGCCGCCACCGCCATGCTGGCCGTATCCGCCACGTTGCCCGCCATGTCCCAGGCTGCCGGACCAGGCTACACGACCCTGAGCACGCCCGTTGCCGCGACCGCGCCGGGCAAGAAGGTCGAAGTCATCGAATTCTTCATGTACACCTGCCCGCACTGCTATTCGCTCGATCCGCTGCTGGAAGAATGGGTCAAGAAGCAGGGCGACCGCATCGTGTTCAAGCGGCTGCACTTCGCGCAGGGCCCCACCGATCCGCTGGCGCATGCCTACGTGACGCTGGAAGCGATGGGCCAGACCGAGCTGGTGCACAGCAAGATCCTGCGCGCCATCCACGGCGAGCGCCAGCGCATCTACCGCAGCGACGAGCAGATGAAGGAATTCCTCGTCAAGAACGGCGTCGACAAGACACGCTACGAACAGCTCTTTAATTCCTTCAGCGTGCAGACTAAGATGAAATCCCTGGCCAGCACGATTTCCAAGTACCAGGTCAGCTCGGCACCGACGCTGGTCGTGGACGGCCGCTACATGACGTCGCCGTCGATCGCCGGCACCGGCATGTCGGAAACCCAGGCCGGCCGCCAGACGATGGCCGTGCTGGACCAGCTGGTGGCCAAGGCTGCGGCCGAGAAGAAGTAA